A section of the Pseudomonas sp. Q1-7 genome encodes:
- a CDS encoding type I restriction endonuclease subunit R has product MSIEIQPYRYEAIALSNESTVVAEFVPEGVKETGYQSEAALEQALIEQLQRQAYEYLPISSETELVANLRARLEQLNKTVFSDAEWQKFFTTSIAGANDGILEKTARLQEDHVQVLKRDDGSSKNIYLIDKANIHNNVLQVINQYETPTGEQGGKHATRFDVTVLVNGLPMVHIELKRRGVDIREAFNQINRYQRDSFWAGCGLFEYVQLFVISNGTLTKYYSNTVRDGHLKEQSGKRSKSKTSNSFSFTSWWADARNQPITELVGFTKTFFAKHSLLNVLTKYCVFDVDRKLLVMRPYQIVAAERILQRIATSTNHRQLGTVAAGGYIWHTTGSGKTLTSFKAAQLARGLPDIDKVLFVVDRKDLDYQTMREYERFEKGAANSNTSTAVLQKQLEDQNARIIITTIQKLSRFVAKNKKHPVYDAHVVVIFDECHRSQFGDMHGEITRVFKRYHLFGFTGTPIFAKNSGSGGNPLRRTTEQAFGDKLHTYTIVDAINDKNVLPFRIDYINTLKMQARIKDKQVSAIDTERALLAPERISQIVGYIREHFDQKTKRASTYRHDGKRVAGFNSLFACASIDAAKRYYAEFAAQQQALPEAQRLKVGLIYSFAANEDDEDGLLGEEEFEAEGLDQSSRDFLDAAIKDYNALFATSFDTSADKFQNYYKDLSQRLKKRELDLVIVVNMFLTGFDATTLNTLWVDKNLKAHGLIQAYSRTNRILNSVKTYGNIVSFRNLEQETNDALALFGNKDAKGIVLLKPYAEYYAEYQARVGELLDKFPLGQAIVGEAAQKSFIKLFGSILRLKNILTAFDDFAGHEILSERQFQDYQSIYLNLYAEFRATSAAEKESINDDVVFEIELIKQVEINVDYILLLVEQYLKKKGSGEDKEIRATIERAINASPSLRNKKDLIVQFVESVNTRAKVDAQWQSFMAAKKTEELERIIMEENLNAEAAREFVEQAFRDGSIPTAGTAITKILPPVSRFSQGNGHAVKKQTVLGKLALFFERYFGLV; this is encoded by the coding sequence ATGAGCATCGAGATCCAGCCCTACCGCTACGAGGCCATTGCCCTGTCCAACGAGAGCACGGTGGTTGCCGAGTTTGTGCCCGAGGGGGTCAAGGAAACCGGCTACCAGAGCGAGGCAGCGCTGGAGCAAGCCCTTATCGAGCAATTGCAGCGGCAGGCCTACGAGTACCTGCCGATCAGCTCGGAGACCGAGCTGGTTGCCAACCTGCGGGCCCGGCTGGAGCAGCTCAACAAGACGGTGTTTTCCGATGCCGAGTGGCAGAAGTTTTTCACTACGAGCATTGCGGGTGCCAATGACGGCATTCTGGAAAAAACCGCGCGCCTGCAGGAAGACCACGTTCAGGTCCTGAAGCGCGATGACGGCAGCAGCAAGAACATCTACCTGATCGACAAGGCCAATATCCACAACAACGTCTTGCAGGTGATCAATCAGTACGAAACGCCAACCGGCGAGCAGGGCGGTAAGCACGCCACGCGCTTCGATGTGACGGTACTGGTCAACGGCCTGCCGATGGTGCATATCGAGCTCAAGCGCCGTGGCGTGGACATTCGCGAAGCCTTCAACCAGATCAACCGCTACCAGCGCGACAGCTTCTGGGCGGGCTGCGGTTTGTTCGAGTACGTGCAGCTGTTCGTGATCAGCAATGGCACGCTGACCAAGTACTACAGCAACACCGTGCGCGACGGCCACTTGAAGGAGCAGTCCGGCAAGCGCAGCAAAAGCAAAACCTCCAACAGCTTTTCCTTCACCAGTTGGTGGGCCGACGCGCGCAACCAGCCCATCACCGAGCTGGTGGGCTTTACCAAGACTTTCTTCGCCAAGCATTCGCTGCTGAACGTGCTCACCAAGTACTGCGTGTTCGATGTGGATCGCAAGCTGCTGGTGATGCGGCCCTACCAGATCGTGGCCGCCGAGCGCATCCTGCAACGTATTGCCACCTCAACCAATCACCGCCAGCTGGGCACCGTGGCGGCGGGTGGCTACATCTGGCACACCACGGGCTCGGGCAAGACGCTGACCAGCTTCAAGGCCGCCCAGCTCGCCCGTGGCCTGCCGGACATCGACAAGGTGCTGTTCGTGGTCGATCGCAAGGATCTGGACTACCAGACCATGCGCGAATACGAGCGCTTCGAGAAAGGTGCGGCCAACTCCAATACCTCCACCGCGGTGCTGCAGAAGCAGCTGGAAGACCAGAACGCGCGGATCATCATCACCACCATTCAGAAGCTCTCGCGCTTCGTGGCCAAGAATAAGAAGCACCCGGTGTACGACGCGCATGTGGTGGTGATTTTCGACGAGTGTCACCGCAGCCAGTTCGGTGATATGCACGGTGAAATCACCCGCGTGTTCAAGCGCTACCATCTGTTCGGTTTCACCGGCACGCCGATTTTCGCGAAGAACTCGGGAAGCGGCGGCAACCCGTTGCGCCGCACCACCGAGCAGGCCTTTGGCGACAAGCTGCATACCTACACCATCGTCGATGCGATCAACGACAAGAACGTGCTGCCGTTTCGCATCGACTACATCAATACCCTCAAGATGCAGGCGCGGATCAAGGACAAGCAGGTTTCGGCCATCGACACGGAGCGCGCCCTGCTGGCGCCGGAGCGCATCAGCCAGATCGTCGGTTATATCCGCGAGCATTTTGATCAGAAGACCAAGCGCGCCAGCACCTATCGCCATGACGGCAAGCGGGTGGCAGGCTTCAACTCGCTGTTTGCCTGTGCCTCAATTGATGCGGCCAAGCGTTACTACGCCGAATTTGCCGCGCAGCAGCAGGCACTGCCCGAGGCCCAGCGGCTCAAGGTTGGGCTGATCTACAGCTTTGCCGCCAACGAGGACGACGAAGACGGCCTGCTTGGCGAGGAGGAGTTCGAGGCCGAGGGGCTGGATCAAAGCTCGCGGGATTTTCTGGATGCCGCGATCAAGGATTACAACGCGCTGTTCGCCACCAGCTTCGACACATCGGCGGACAAGTTCCAGAACTACTACAAGGATCTGTCGCAGCGCTTGAAGAAGCGCGAGCTGGACCTGGTCATCGTGGTCAACATGTTCCTGACCGGCTTCGACGCCACCACGCTGAACACGCTGTGGGTGGACAAGAACCTCAAGGCGCATGGCCTGATCCAGGCGTATTCGCGCACCAACCGTATCCTCAACTCGGTGAAGACCTACGGCAACATCGTCTCCTTCCGCAACCTGGAGCAGGAAACCAACGATGCGCTGGCCCTGTTCGGCAACAAGGACGCCAAGGGTATCGTGCTGCTGAAGCCTTACGCCGAGTATTACGCTGAATACCAAGCCCGAGTCGGCGAGCTGCTAGACAAATTCCCGCTGGGGCAGGCCATCGTCGGCGAAGCGGCGCAGAAATCCTTCATCAAGCTGTTTGGCTCGATCCTGCGGCTGAAAAACATCCTGACGGCCTTCGACGATTTTGCCGGGCACGAGATTCTCAGTGAGCGCCAGTTCCAGGATTACCAGAGCATTTATCTCAACCTGTATGCCGAGTTCCGGGCGACATCGGCGGCGGAGAAGGAGTCGATCAACGACGACGTGGTCTTCGAGATCGAGCTCATCAAGCAGGTGGAAATCAACGTCGACTACATCCTGCTGCTGGTCGAGCAGTACCTGAAGAAAAAAGGCTCGGGCGAAGACAAGGAAATCCGCGCCACCATCGAGCGCGCCATCAATGCCAGCCCCAGCCTGCGCAACAAGAAGGATCTCATCGTTCAGTTCGTGGAGTCGGTGAACACCAGGGCCAAGGTGGACGCGCAGTGGCAGAGCTTCATGGCGGCCAAGAAGACC